The DNA region GCGCCGCGCTCCGTCGGCGCTGCCGCAAAGTCAGGATACGCTTTGCGCAGCAGTTGCGAATTCAGGCATATTCGCGGGATTCTCCGGTGTCACCATCGCCTGCTTGAGCGCGTTTAGCGCGGACGAAAAATGCCCGCGCCGCCAGACGAGCAGTGTGTCGATCACGCCGATGTCGGGCAGTTCATGCACTGCGATATTGGTGGCGTCGGCCTGCAAATCCAGCACCGACCGCGGCGCGACCGCCACACCCGCACCAGCGGCCACGCACGCCACGATTGCGTGGTAGGAGCCCAGCTCCAGTATGCGCGCCGGCCTCACGCCGTGTTCCAGATACCACTTCTCGATATAAGCCCGGTAAGCGCAGCCGCGCTCGAACGCGATCAGCGTCGACAGCGCAATGTCCCGAACGTCGTGGATCGGCCGGTGGCCGCGAGGCGTCAGCATCACCAGTTCTTCCCGGAACACCGGCACCGACTCGAATAATTCGCCGAGCGCGGCCGGGTCCAACGGCGTCGCCACCAACGCGGCATCCACTTCGAATTCGCGTACCCGCTCGATCAGCTTGCCGGTCGTGCCGGTCTCCAGTTCCAGCGCGACCGCGGGCCACCGCTGGTGGTAACGCGCGAGCAGCGCGGGAAGACGCGTTGCCGCGACGCTTTCCATCGTGCCCAAACGCAGGCGTCCGCTCGGCCGGTCTTCTCGCACCGCGTGGCGGGCCTCGTCCGCGAGCGCGAGCAGACGCTCGGCGTAGGGCAGCAGCGTCTCGCCGGCGGGCGTCAGCACGAGACGGCGGCCGTCGCGGATGAACAGGTCGGTGCCCAGCTGCTCTTCGAGCTGCTTGATGCGCGTGGTGACGTTCGATTGCACGCGATTGAGCTTGGCAGCGGCGCGCGTCACGCCGTTTTCCCGCACGACGGCGCGAAATATGGTCAAGGCGGCCAGATCCATGATTCTCTCCTGGCGATTGGTGGTATCCGAATTATTCATTTTTCGTGATTGAAAGGTCAAGCTACTATGGACTCAATCCATCCGGTCTGCTGACTGCCTCAATCGCCGCCCACCCATGAACGACTCCGCCTCCCTCGCCTACGGCCCCCTTGACGGGCGTCACGCCGCCCGCCGCGCCGCGCTTGCCTGCATGGTCACGCTGGCCGTCGCGCTCGGCATCGGGCGCTTTGCGTTCACGCCGCTCCTGCCGCTGATGCTTCACGGCAGCGCATTCGGCCAGCCGCAGATCGACATCCAGCAAGGCGGCTGGCTGGCATCTTTCAATTACGCGGGCTATTTCGTCGGCGCGGTCAGTTGCGCCGCGCTGCGGGTCGAGCCGGCGCGCATGGTGCGCGCGGGGCTTGCCGCGACGGTGCTGCTGACCTTGGCGATGGGGGTGACGAGTCAGTTCTGGGTGTGGGCGGCGGTGCGCTTCGTCGCTGGGGCGGTCAGTGCGATGACGTTCGTGTTTGCGTCGCAATGGGGTTTGCGGCGGCTCGCCGAACTCCGTGCGCCCGAGTGGGGCGGGGTGATCTATACGGGGCCGGGCGCGGGCATTGTGGGAACGGGCCTGCTGGTCACTGCGGCGGATGGGTATGGGCCCGCGACCGGGTGGATCGGTTTCGGGCTGGTTGCCGCAGTGCTGTCGATTGCGGTTTGGCCGGTGTTCAGCGGGCGCGGACATGGGCCGCGTGCTTACGCGGCGGGTTCCGATGGCAAGGCCGCCGCCACTGAGTTCACCGTCACCGAGGCCATGGGCCGGGACGCCGCCGTCACTACCCAAGCTGCGGCGTCCCCGTCCGCCGCGACTCACGCCGTCCAGACCCAAGCTGCCGCGTCCCCGTCCGTCGGGACTCATGCCGTCCGGACCCAAGCCGCCGCGTCCCAAGCCGCCGCGTCCCAAGCCGCCGCGTCCCAAGCCGCCTTGAATCACACCACCTCAAATCACGCCCCCTCAAATTCCACCCCCTCAAATTCCACCCCCACCAAAACCACCGCCCACCCCGCCGACGCCTTCTGGCTCGTCCTCCTCTACGGCATCCCCGGTTTCGGCTACATCATCACCGCGACTTTCCTGCCGGTAATCGCACGTCATGCGTTGCCCGGCTCGTCCTGGCCCGACCTGTTCTGGCCGATGTTCGGCGCGGCGCTGATCGTCGGCGCACTGCTGGCGGCGCGTTTGCCGGTGCATTGGGATAACCGCTCGCTGCTCGCCGGCTGCTATGTGCTGCAGGCAGGCGGCATCGCGCTCGGTATCGTCTGGCCGACAGCGGGCGGCTTTTCATTGGGCAGCATCCTGATCGGTCTGCCGTTCACCGCGATCACGCTGTTTGCGATGCGCGAGGCGCGGCGTCTGCGCGGCGACGACGCAGCCGCCCTGATGGGTTATGCGACGGCCGCTTATGGCGTCGGCCAGATCGTCGGCCCGCTGGTCGCCGCGCCGATCGCCGGGCACAGCGGATCGTTTTCGCCGGCGCTGTGGCTGGCGGCGGCTGCCTTGCTGGTGGGCGCGGCCGGGTTGATCGGCGTCGCGCGCATCACTCGTGGCCGTGCCCGCATGCCCGATTGCGGCTGCAGTTGAACGCGGTTCTGCGCCGCCGCCCCGGCAGGCCCGCAAGCGAAAAACAAATAACCGAAGGGCGCACTAAAATGACCGCTTTCCCGTCATCTCAGCGCGCCTGTCGCCGGGCGCGCCGCCAGCCATGCAACATTTCGCGTCCGACAACTACGCCGGCATCTGTCCCGAAGCGCTCGATGCGCTGATCGCCGCCAACAACAGCGGCCACGAGCCGGCCTACGGCGACGACTCCTGGACCAACCAGGTCTGCGACCGTCTGCGCGAGCTGTTCCAGACCGACTGCGAAGTGTTCTTCGTGTTCAACGGCACGGCCGCCAATTCGCTGGCGCTCGCGTCGCTGTGCCAGTCGTATCACTCGGTGATCTGCCACGAACTCGCGCATATCGAAACCGACGAATGCGGCGGACCGGAGTTCTTCTCGGGCGGCTCGAAGCTGCTGACGGCGCCGGGCGTCGGCGGCAAACTCACGCCGGAGGCGATCGAAGCGGTGGTCACGCGCCGCGCCGACATCCATTACCCGAAGCCGAAAGTCGTCACGCTGACCCAATCGACGGAAGTCGGCACGGTCTACAGCGTCGAGGAAGTGCGCGCGATCGCGGCGATCGCCAAGCGGCGTCATCTGAAAGTGCATATGGACGGTGCGCGTTTCGCCAACGCGGTCGCCGCGCTGGACGTGCATCCGTCGGAGATCACGTGGCGCGCGGGCGTCGACGTGCTGTGCTTCGGCGGCACCAAGAACGGCTTGCCGGTCGGGGAAGCGGTGGTGTTTTTCGACCGCGCGCTGGCCGCCGATTTCGCCTACCGCCTGAAGCAGGCCGGCCAGCTGGCCTCGAAGATGCGTTTCATTTCCGCGCCCTGGCTGGGTTTGCTCGACCACGACGTCTGGCTGCGCAATGCGCGCCACGCGAACGCGATGGCGCAACTGCTGCAAACGCGGTTGCAGGAAATTCCGGGCGTGAGCATCATGTTTCCCAGTGAATCGAACGCGGTCTTTGCGCAATTGCCCGCGCAAGCCGCCAAGGCAATGCGCGCGCGCGGCTGGAAGTTCTACGAATTCATCGGCGCAGGCGGCTGCCGGTTGATGTGCGCGTGGGATACGCAGCCGGAAACGGTCGAACGGTTCGCCGCCGAGGTGCGCGAGTTGTGCGCGGCGTGAGATTGCCTCCAGCGCATGGCGTGCGTGCGCCAGGCCGGGTTTGCGCCGCGGTCGCGCTCCAACCCGGGCGCTAGCCTGAGCGCGGGCCCGAGCACGGGCCCGTGCCCCGGCTGGATCGCGAACCAACCGCGAACCAACCGCCGACCACCCACGAACCAACCGCGAGCTAGCCACGAACCGACCGCCAAACCAGATACCGACCCAAACGCCACACCCCAAACCCCACACTCGATCACACAAGACAAACGGGACGTCTCTCTCACGCCATGACCGAATACCGATTCTGCCCACGCTGTTCCACGCCTCTGATCGAGCGCGCCGATGCCGCGCACGAAGGCGGCCGCGTCCGCCAGACCTGTCCCGATACCGAGTGCGGCTACGTCCACTGGAACAACCCGCTGCCGGTGGTGGCGGCGATCGTCGAATATGAAGGCAAGATCCTGCTGGCGCGTAATGCCGCGTGGCAGGAGGGCGTGTTCGCGCTGATCACGGGCTTCCTCGAAAACGGCGAGACGCCGGAAGAGGGCATTGCCCGGGAAGTGTTCGAGGAAACCTCGTTGCACGCGGAGACAGTCGAACTGATCGGCGTGTACGAATTCATCCGCAAGAACGAACTGATCATCGCGTATCACGTGAAGGCATATGGCACAGTTGCGCTGTCGCCGGAATTGCTCGAATACCGGCTGGTCGAGCCGGCCAGATTGCGGCCGTGGCGCGCGGGCACCGGCCAGGCGCTCGGCGAGTGGATGCGGCGGCGCGGCTTGCCGTTCGAGTTTGTCGAGAGGCCGGGGCAGTAGCGGACCCTTCAGCACGACATCTAAATCGAAATCGAGCTCGGGCTCGCGCTCGGGGAGGAGCACGGCATGGCCTATATTTTCTATCTGACCCATATCCATCTCGGCTACGACGCGCTGTCGCAGTTGCCGTCGGAATGCGGGCGCGTCGGCATCAAGCGGCCTCTGATCATCACCGACAAAGGCGTCGTCGCAGCCGGCCTCGCACAGCGCGCGCTCGGCGCGCTGAAATTCGGTGAGGTCCCGGTCTTCGACGACACGCCTTCCAACCCGACCGAAGCGATGGTGCTCGCGGCGGTCCAGGCTTATCGCGACGAAGGCTGCGACGGTCTGATCGCGGTGGGCGGCGGATCGTCGATCGATCTGGCCAAGGGCGTCGCGATCGCGGCGACGCACCCCGGCGCGCTGACGCAGTACGCGACCATCGAAGGCGGCAGCCCGAAGATCACGGCCGCGGCCGCGCCGCTGATCGCGGTGCCCACCACGGCGGGCACGGGCAGCGAAGTCGCTCGCGGGGCAATCGTGATCCTCAACGACGGCCGCAAGCTCGGTTTTCATTCGTGGCATCTGCTGCCGAAATCGGCGTTGTGCGATCCGGCGCTCACGCTCGGCCTGCCGCCCGGTTTGACGGCGGCCACCGGCATGGACGCGGTCGCGCACTGCATCGAGACCTTCCTCGCGCCGGCCTTCAATCCGCCCGCGGACGGCATTGCGCTCGACGGGTTGGAGCGCGCGTGGGCCAACATCGAACGCGCGACGGCGGACGGCGGCGATCGCGACGCGCGTCTGAACATGATGAGCGCCTCGATGCAAGGCGCGATGGCATTCCAGAAAGGGCTCGGCTGCGTGCATTCGCTGTCGCATCCGTTGGGCGGCTTGACGGTGAACGGCAGCACGTCGCTGCATCACGGCACGCTGAACGCGGTGGTATTGCCCGCGGTGCTGCGGTTCAACGAGAGCGCGGACAGCGTGGTGGCCGAGCGGCGTTATGCAAGAATGCGTCGCGTGATGAATTTGCCGCAGAACGCCGATCTCGCGCAGGCGCTCTTCGACATGACCGCGCGGCTCGGTTTGCCGACCGGCCTCGGGCAGATGGGCGTCGACGAAAGCATGTTCGACAAGGTGATTCAGGGTGCGCTCGCGGACCACTGTCACCGCACGAATCCCCGCGAAGCCACGGCGGACGACTATCGCCGGATGCTGACCGAGTCGCTCTGAAGAAGCCGGCAGGCGCCGCGCAACCCGCACGGCAACGCCAACCATATTCACCTACTCACGCCAGGCATGAACAAACCCGTACCCGCCGCGCGCACCGCCTATCCGCATTTCCTGCCGATTACCACGCGCTGGATGGACAACGACGTCTACGGCCACGTCAACAACGTCGTCTATTACAGCTACTTCGACACGGTGGTGAACGAGTATCTGATCCGTACCGGCGTGCTCGATTTCGAGCATGGCGCGACGATCGGGCTGGTGGTCGAAACGCACTGCAACTACTTCGCGCCGCTGGTGTTTCCCGAGCGGGTCGAGGCGGGCCTGCGGGTGGTGCGGCTCGGCACATCGAGCGTGCGCTACGAAGTGGGGCTCTTCAAGGAGGGCGAGGATCAGCCCGCCGCGCAAGGACACTTCGTGCATGTCTACGTGGATCGCGTCACGCGGCGTCCGGTGAGCCTGCCCGCCGAATTGCGCGCGGCGCTCGAACCGTTGAGCGTCGCCGGGCAGGCGGACTAGGCGCGTGCAGTCGTTCGTCATCAATCTGCTCAACGGTGTCAGCTACGGCCTGCTGCTGTTCATGCTGTCGGCGGGCCTGACGCTGATTTTCAGCATGCTCGGCGTGCTGAATTTCGCGCACGCGAGCTTCTATATGCTCGGTGCGTACGTCGGCTTTTCGGTGGCGGCGCGCGCGGGGTTCTGGAGCGCGCTGGTCGTGGCGCCGCTCATCGTCGGGCTGATCGGCGCGGCGTTGGAGCGTTGGCTGTTGCGGCGCGTGCGCGCGCACGGCCACCTCGCCGAATTGCTGCTGACGTTCGGCGCGGCATATCTGCTCGGCGAACTGGTCAAGCTCGGCTGGGGCTTGAGTGCGCTTTCCGCGACGCTGCCCGCCGTGCTCGACGGGCCGCTTTTCACTGTCTACGGCACGGCCTTCGCGCGCTATCGGGCCTTCATGATGGTGGTGTCGCTCGCCATGCTGTGCGCGCTCTACGCGGTGTTGTGCGTGTCGAAGGCCGGACTGATCGTGCGCGCCGCACTCACGCACGCGAGCGCCGTCGAGGCGCTCGGCCACAACGTGCCGCGTGTGTTCACCGGCGTGTTCGCGGCCGGCACGGCGCTCGCCGCGTTGGCCGGCGTGATCGGCGCGCCGCTTTTCGTGATCGAACCGGGAATGGCGGAGTCGCTCGGCTCGATCGTGTTCGTGGTGGTCGTGATCGGCGGATTGGGCTCGCTAGGCGGCGCGCTGGCGGCGTCGCTGCTGGTGGGCTGCGTGCAGACCCTGGCCGTGGCGAGCAACCTGTCGCTGGGCGAGGTGCTGTCGATGTTCGACGCATCGCTGCCGGCCGAATGGGACGCGCTGACGCTCGCGCAACTCGCGCCGCTGATTCCGTATCTGCTGCTGGTTGCAATGCTGGCGCTGCGCCCGCGCGGACTTTTCGGACGGCGCGACGACCATGTCTGACGCGCACGAATCCTCGGCGCCACCGGCGCCGTCCGCGAGCGCGCCGCGCTCGTTCTGGCGCGGGCTTGCGCCTTGGCTGGCGCTCATCCTGTGCCTCGCCGTGCCGCCTTTCATCTGGCCGCAAAGCTGGCTGCTCGCCTATCTCGCACAGACCGCGACGATGATCGTGTTCGCGCTTTCCTACAACCTGCTGCTCGGCGAGACGGGATTGCTGTCGTTCGGTCATGCCGCATTCTCCGGCCTCGGCGCACTCGTGGCCGCGCAAGTGTTCAACCGGGTCGGCGTACCGCTCGTGCTGCTGCCGCTGGTTGGCGGTATCGGCGGCGCGCTGTGCGGTGTGCTGTTCGGTTTCATCTCGACGCGGCGTGCCGGCACGGCCTTCGCGATGATTACGCTCGGTCTCGGCGAACTCGTGGCCGCCGCCGCGTGGACGCTACCCGACTGGTTCGGCGGCGAGGCGGGCGTGGCGATCGACCGGGCGAGCGGAGCGCCGTGGGGAAGCTGGAGCTTCGGCCCGGCGCGCGAGGCGTACGCGCTGATCGCGGGGTGGTGCCTGCTCGCCTGCGTGGCGATGTTCGCGCTCTCGCGCACCCCCTTCATGCGCGTTGCCAACGCCGTGCGCGACAACCCGGTGCGGGCGGCGGCGATCGGTTGCTATCCGCGCCGGATTCGCTGTGGCGTGGTGGTGGCGTCGGCGTTTTTCGCGGGTATCGCGGGGACCCTGGCGTTGATCAATGTGGAACTGGTGTCGACGGAAAGCGTGAGCATGGTGCGCTCGGGCGCGGTGTTGATCGCCACGGTGATCGGCGGCACGGCGGTGTTCTTCGGGCCGGTCGCGGGCGCGGCCGTTCTGACGTTTTTCAGTGTCGCGGTGGCGAGCGTGACGCGGGCGTGGCCGTTCTATCTGGGACTCTTCTTCATCATGGTCGTGGTGATTTCGCCGGACGGGCTCGCGGGCTTCGCGCAGCGACATTCGGCGCGCGTGGCGGCGCATGGCTGGCGCCGCTGCCGCGCGGCTTACCTGTGGGGCATGGCCGCGGCGCTGCTGTGGACGGCGGCCATCGTGCTGACGGTGCAATGGGCTTACGCCGCGCAATTCGGTGTGGACGACGGCGCGGCCTTGGGTGGTACGGGTGGCATGGGCGCGCTGAGATGGCTGCGCGCGTCGCCGCTCGGGCTGGGGGGCGCGGTCTTGATGCTGGCCGCGCTGGGCGGACTCCCGGCGCACTACGCGATTCGCGCGCAAGCCCTTCTTGCGGCGAGGCGTTCGAGCGCCTCGCCCGCCACCGGAGACGCGCGATGATCCCGGCGCTCGCGCTCTACGGCGTCGAGAAACGCTTCGGCTCCACGCAGGTTCTGCGCGGTGTCGATCTCGCGGTTCAGCCCGGCGAACGTCATGCGCTGATCGGTCCGAATGGCGCGGGCAAGTCGACGCTGTTCAATCTGATCGCGGGCGGCGCGCGGCCGAACGCCGGGCGCATCGATCTGTTCGGCGCCGAGATCACGCGTCTCGCGCCGGCCGCGATCACGCGCCGCGGCCTCGCGCGCAGTTTCCAGAGCACCAGCGTGTTTGCGCGGCTCAGCGTGTTCGACAACCTGCGCTGCGCGGCGCTGCTGGCGGAGCGTGACCGCACGCGCTGGTGGCAGCGTTTCAGCGGCTCGCGGACGGTCGACGCGCGCGCCGCACAAGTACTCGACGCGGTGGGCTTGAGTGCGCGCCGGCAGGTTCTGGCCGGCACGCTCAGCTATGCCGAGCAGCGCGCGCTCGATCTGGGTATCGCGCTCGCGGGCGGCGCGCATACCCTGCTGCTCGACGAGCCGACCGCCGGCATGAATCGCGCCGAAGCGGCGCGCGCGATCGAACTGATTCGCGAGACCACGGCGGGCCGTACGCTGCTGATGGTCGAGCATGACATGGACGCGGTGTTCGCGATCGCCGATCGCATTTCTGTGCTGGTGCAAGGGCGCATCATCGCGAGCGGCACACCTGCCGCGATTCGCGCGGACGCGGCGGTGCGCGCGGCCTATCTCGGCGAAGGCTTCGGCACATGAGCGCCTTGCTCGAGATCCGCGGGCTGAACGCGTGGTACGGCGCGAGCCAGGCGCTGCACGGCGTGACGCTGAGCGTCGAGGCGGGCGAAGTGCTGGCGCTGGTCGGCCGCAACGGCTCGGGCCGCTCGACGCTGGCGCGCGCGCTCATGGGGCTCGTCCATAGCGAAGGCGAACTGCGTTTCGCGGGCCGCCCGCTCGGCGGTTTGCGCACCTTCGAGATTGCGCGTCTTGGGCTTGGCTACGTGCCCGAGCATCGCGATGTCTTTCCGACGTTGAGCGTCCACGAGAATCTGCAACTCGGACTCGCGCCACGCGAGCGCGGCCGCGCGCCGCGCTTTACCTTAGACGACGCCTACGCGCTTTTCCCGGTGCTGAGCGAGCGCAAGCGCACACGCGCGGGCGCGCTATCGGGCGGCGAACAGCAGATGTTGACGCTCGCCCGGGCGCTGCTCGGCGACCCCGATCTGCTCGTGATCGACGAACCCGGTGAAGGTCTCGCGAGTCTCGTGATCGACCAGGTCGCCCGATGCTTGCGGACGCTGCGCGATCGCGGCGTGGCCATGTTGCTGATCGAGCAGCGCCTCGTGATCGCGCAGGACATTGCCAGCCGCGTCGCGGTGATGGGGCACGGCGAAATCGTGTTCGACGGCGCGCTCGCGTCGTTCGCGCAGTGCACCGACGTGATGCGGGAATGGCTCGGCGTGGGTTGAGCGGGACACGTCCGCGCGGTGTTCCTATTGCAGCGCCGCATCGCGCTGGATGATCGTTTTGCTGTCCTCCTGGATGCGGCCGGCGTGGGTCGGCTTGCGCGTCGTGCGCGCCGCGCGGGAGGCGGTCGAACATGCCGTTTGAATCCCGCCTGCCGGCGCGCCGCTCACGCCGCGTACATGCGGCTTTCCAGTCGTCCGTTGCGGCGATTCAAACGCTTGATCGTTTGGTGAGCGTCCTCCAGAAATCTTGTCGGCAGCGCGCTGACAAATCAAGACAATCGGGTAAAAGACGCGCGACGGCGGCTTGCTGTTTAAAGCCCGCGTATGCGCGACTCATCATGCCGTGCCCGGCGCGCGAGAGACGCGTCGCGGCTCCAGGAGGAGACATCATGAAACACCGACGCGCATTGGATGAGGTGCCGGCGACCTGTCCGCTGACGCCGGCTTCGCGCGAGGCAAGGCCGAGGCGTGCCTGGCATGCGCCGATCAGCGCGGGCGCCGCGCTGTTGACGACCGCGCTGCTGATGTCCGCCTGCGCCGATGCCAGTTCGACGATCGGCGACGCGGCATCCGCGCCGGCAAATCCCGCGAGCGGGGCGGCCGATGTGGCGAGCAACGGCGTCAGCACCCGCGGCGACCGTGCGAAGGTCAATGCAAGCGCCAACGCCAACGCGGCCACAACCAGCGCCTCGACGAGCGCCACGCTCATCGCTCAGCCTGCCGCCTCCACACGTCGTCCCGCAATCGAGCTCGCCAAGGCCGAACAACTCGCGGTGGAACAAAGCGTGGCGGCGCGCGTGCCGGCGGCGAGCGGCATGACCGAAAAGCGCAGCCGCCCGCTGACGTTGCGCGATTCCGGTATCGACGGTTCGCTGATGTTCGCGCGCGACGTGGACTTCCGCGTGACCGGCGACATCGGCTTCATGATTCACGACATGGCGGCGACACTGACGCCGGCGCATGCCGGCCAGCCGATCGTCTTCGACGATCCGACCAGCGTGACGATCGACGTCCACCGCGGCCAGGTCACGCTCGACAGCGCCAAACTCACGGCGATCTTCAATCGCTACCTGTTCCAGTATCAGGGCTCGCCGCTGCGCAATATGCGCGTCGTGCCGCAGGACGGCGGCAACTTGCGCATTACCGGCGAGATGCATCGCGAGACCTGGGTGCCGATCGTGCTGAGCGGATCGCTGTCGATGCGCAATCGCGAGGAACTCGTGTTTCATGCCGATCATGTCGAGGTGGCCGGCGTCGGCGCCGACAAGCTGATGCAGGCCGCGCACGTGAAGATGGCCGACCTGCTGAAAGTGGACACGCCGATCGCGCGTCTCGACGGCGACGACGTCGTGATGCAGGTGGCC from Paraburkholderia aromaticivorans includes:
- a CDS encoding ABC transporter ATP-binding protein, whose amino-acid sequence is MSALLEIRGLNAWYGASQALHGVTLSVEAGEVLALVGRNGSGRSTLARALMGLVHSEGELRFAGRPLGGLRTFEIARLGLGYVPEHRDVFPTLSVHENLQLGLAPRERGRAPRFTLDDAYALFPVLSERKRTRAGALSGGEQQMLTLARALLGDPDLLVIDEPGEGLASLVIDQVARCLRTLRDRGVAMLLIEQRLVIAQDIASRVAVMGHGEIVFDGALASFAQCTDVMREWLGVG
- a CDS encoding acyl-CoA thioesterase produces the protein MNKPVPAARTAYPHFLPITTRWMDNDVYGHVNNVVYYSYFDTVVNEYLIRTGVLDFEHGATIGLVVETHCNYFAPLVFPERVEAGLRVVRLGTSSVRYEVGLFKEGEDQPAAQGHFVHVYVDRVTRRPVSLPAELRAALEPLSVAGQAD
- a CDS encoding threonine aldolase family protein; protein product: MQHFASDNYAGICPEALDALIAANNSGHEPAYGDDSWTNQVCDRLRELFQTDCEVFFVFNGTAANSLALASLCQSYHSVICHELAHIETDECGGPEFFSGGSKLLTAPGVGGKLTPEAIEAVVTRRADIHYPKPKVVTLTQSTEVGTVYSVEEVRAIAAIAKRRHLKVHMDGARFANAVAALDVHPSEITWRAGVDVLCFGGTKNGLPVGEAVVFFDRALAADFAYRLKQAGQLASKMRFISAPWLGLLDHDVWLRNARHANAMAQLLQTRLQEIPGVSIMFPSESNAVFAQLPAQAAKAMRARGWKFYEFIGAGGCRLMCAWDTQPETVERFAAEVRELCAA
- a CDS encoding iron-containing alcohol dehydrogenase; this encodes MAYIFYLTHIHLGYDALSQLPSECGRVGIKRPLIITDKGVVAAGLAQRALGALKFGEVPVFDDTPSNPTEAMVLAAVQAYRDEGCDGLIAVGGGSSIDLAKGVAIAATHPGALTQYATIEGGSPKITAAAAPLIAVPTTAGTGSEVARGAIVILNDGRKLGFHSWHLLPKSALCDPALTLGLPPGLTAATGMDAVAHCIETFLAPAFNPPADGIALDGLERAWANIERATADGGDRDARLNMMSASMQGAMAFQKGLGCVHSLSHPLGGLTVNGSTSLHHGTLNAVVLPAVLRFNESADSVVAERRYARMRRVMNLPQNADLAQALFDMTARLGLPTGLGQMGVDESMFDKVIQGALADHCHRTNPREATADDYRRMLTESL
- a CDS encoding YbfB/YjiJ family MFS transporter — encoded protein: MNDSASLAYGPLDGRHAARRAALACMVTLAVALGIGRFAFTPLLPLMLHGSAFGQPQIDIQQGGWLASFNYAGYFVGAVSCAALRVEPARMVRAGLAATVLLTLAMGVTSQFWVWAAVRFVAGAVSAMTFVFASQWGLRRLAELRAPEWGGVIYTGPGAGIVGTGLLVTAADGYGPATGWIGFGLVAAVLSIAVWPVFSGRGHGPRAYAAGSDGKAAATEFTVTEAMGRDAAVTTQAAASPSAATHAVQTQAAASPSVGTHAVRTQAAASQAAASQAAASQAALNHTTSNHAPSNSTPSNSTPTKTTAHPADAFWLVLLYGIPGFGYIITATFLPVIARHALPGSSWPDLFWPMFGAALIVGALLAARLPVHWDNRSLLAGCYVLQAGGIALGIVWPTAGGFSLGSILIGLPFTAITLFAMREARRLRGDDAAALMGYATAAYGVGQIVGPLVAAPIAGHSGSFSPALWLAAAALLVGAAGLIGVARITRGRARMPDCGCS
- a CDS encoding ABC transporter ATP-binding protein; this translates as MIPALALYGVEKRFGSTQVLRGVDLAVQPGERHALIGPNGAGKSTLFNLIAGGARPNAGRIDLFGAEITRLAPAAITRRGLARSFQSTSVFARLSVFDNLRCAALLAERDRTRWWQRFSGSRTVDARAAQVLDAVGLSARRQVLAGTLSYAEQRALDLGIALAGGAHTLLLDEPTAGMNRAEAARAIELIRETTAGRTLLMVEHDMDAVFAIADRISVLVQGRIIASGTPAAIRADAAVRAAYLGEGFGT
- a CDS encoding branched-chain amino acid ABC transporter permease yields the protein MQSFVINLLNGVSYGLLLFMLSAGLTLIFSMLGVLNFAHASFYMLGAYVGFSVAARAGFWSALVVAPLIVGLIGAALERWLLRRVRAHGHLAELLLTFGAAYLLGELVKLGWGLSALSATLPAVLDGPLFTVYGTAFARYRAFMMVVSLAMLCALYAVLCVSKAGLIVRAALTHASAVEALGHNVPRVFTGVFAAGTALAALAGVIGAPLFVIEPGMAESLGSIVFVVVVIGGLGSLGGALAASLLVGCVQTLAVASNLSLGEVLSMFDASLPAEWDALTLAQLAPLIPYLLLVAMLALRPRGLFGRRDDHV
- a CDS encoding LysR family transcriptional regulator, with the protein product MDLAALTIFRAVVRENGVTRAAAKLNRVQSNVTTRIKQLEEQLGTDLFIRDGRRLVLTPAGETLLPYAERLLALADEARHAVREDRPSGRLRLGTMESVAATRLPALLARYHQRWPAVALELETGTTGKLIERVREFEVDAALVATPLDPAALGELFESVPVFREELVMLTPRGHRPIHDVRDIALSTLIAFERGCAYRAYIEKWYLEHGVRPARILELGSYHAIVACVAAGAGVAVAPRSVLDLQADATNIAVHELPDIGVIDTLLVWRRGHFSSALNALKQAMVTPENPANMPEFATAAQSVS
- a CDS encoding branched-chain amino acid ABC transporter permease → MSDAHESSAPPAPSASAPRSFWRGLAPWLALILCLAVPPFIWPQSWLLAYLAQTATMIVFALSYNLLLGETGLLSFGHAAFSGLGALVAAQVFNRVGVPLVLLPLVGGIGGALCGVLFGFISTRRAGTAFAMITLGLGELVAAAAWTLPDWFGGEAGVAIDRASGAPWGSWSFGPAREAYALIAGWCLLACVAMFALSRTPFMRVANAVRDNPVRAAAIGCYPRRIRCGVVVASAFFAGIAGTLALINVELVSTESVSMVRSGAVLIATVIGGTAVFFGPVAGAAVLTFFSVAVASVTRAWPFYLGLFFIMVVVISPDGLAGFAQRHSARVAAHGWRRCRAAYLWGMAAALLWTAAIVLTVQWAYAAQFGVDDGAALGGTGGMGALRWLRASPLGLGGAVLMLAALGGLPAHYAIRAQALLAARRSSASPATGDAR
- a CDS encoding NUDIX domain-containing protein yields the protein MTEYRFCPRCSTPLIERADAAHEGGRVRQTCPDTECGYVHWNNPLPVVAAIVEYEGKILLARNAAWQEGVFALITGFLENGETPEEGIAREVFEETSLHAETVELIGVYEFIRKNELIIAYHVKAYGTVALSPELLEYRLVEPARLRPWRAGTGQALGEWMRRRGLPFEFVERPGQ